One region of bacterium genomic DNA includes:
- a CDS encoding acyl-CoA desaturase, producing the protein MDRKISFAPVQGAFSQVLKERVQQYFAEKGISMRGGLHMAIKSGFYLSLAVMTYVLIISGILSVWGLLLAAMLMGFLVACIGFNVGHDAIHGAMSHRKWVNTLMGLTFEIFGASVYLWRMYHNVIHHTYTNIPGADRDIDGRPLIKLAPSQPTHKIHRFQYIYAFAVYTLTSLNWVLRKDYQRMFMKHNGVYTTKLPSVPLIASMFMFKLVHFTLFLILPIIVLPVPFWMVIIGFLVMHMTTGITLALVFQMAHVVEGMEFPEPHEDGMLENEFFVHQLKTTANFSRKSKIATWICGGLNLQVEHHLFPHICHTHYPAISDIVKRTAQEFGIPYYENKSFWSALASHVRHLRKVGYIPVQLG; encoded by the coding sequence ATGGATCGAAAGATTTCCTTTGCACCGGTACAAGGCGCTTTTAGCCAGGTACTCAAGGAACGCGTTCAGCAATACTTTGCTGAAAAAGGCATTTCCATGCGCGGCGGTTTGCATATGGCTATCAAAAGTGGCTTTTATTTGAGTTTGGCTGTGATGACTTACGTCCTTATAATTTCCGGTATTTTATCGGTATGGGGGCTTTTGCTTGCAGCTATGCTCATGGGCTTTTTAGTAGCGTGCATCGGCTTCAATGTAGGGCATGACGCCATTCATGGTGCGATGTCACACCGTAAATGGGTCAACACGCTGATGGGGCTTACATTTGAAATTTTCGGTGCTAGTGTGTATTTGTGGCGCATGTATCACAATGTGATTCATCATACCTATACCAATATTCCGGGTGCGGATCGTGATATTGACGGTCGTCCTTTGATAAAACTCGCACCCAGCCAGCCGACGCATAAGATTCACCGTTTTCAGTATATCTACGCTTTTGCGGTGTATACGCTCACATCGCTTAATTGGGTCCTGCGCAAAGACTATCAGCGTATGTTTATGAAGCATAACGGTGTGTACACGACGAAACTGCCGTCGGTGCCGCTCATCGCAAGCATGTTTATGTTCAAGCTCGTGCATTTCACGCTATTTCTTATTTTACCCATTATTGTGTTGCCGGTTCCGTTCTGGATGGTGATCATAGGATTTCTTGTGATGCACATGACGACCGGTATTACGCTGGCATTAGTATTCCAAATGGCACATGTGGTGGAAGGTATGGAGTTTCCCGAGCCGCACGAAGACGGTATGCTCGAAAACGAATTTTTTGTACATCAATTGAAAACGACTGCTAATTTTTCACGTAAAAGTAAAATTGCTACATGGATTTGTGGCGGACTCAATCTGCAGGTAGAGCATCACTTGTTCCCGCATATTTGTCATACGCATTACCCGGCGATTTCGGATATCGTAAAACGAACCGCGCAGGAATTTGGAATACCTTATTATGAGAATAAGTCGTTCTGGTCGGCGCTGGCGTCGCATGTACGCCATCTGCGTAAAGTAGGATATATCCCTGTACAATTAGGGTAA
- a CDS encoding Rieske (2Fe-2S) protein produces MKDTKDPSEHIHMPDKRDFMRTVFTGGFMLWIGAFLYPVYRYLKPRVEEDTANAVQSVVAGKVADFDKVRAKLVKFGSKPVLLLKNDAGELVALGATCKHLGCTVQYVSDKNHIFCGCHGGIYDLTGKNIAGPPPAPLDKFKVVTNGDEIVIHRV; encoded by the coding sequence ATGAAAGACACCAAGGATCCATCGGAGCATATTCATATGCCCGACAAGCGGGATTTTATGCGCACGGTCTTTACGGGCGGCTTTATGCTCTGGATCGGCGCATTTTTGTACCCGGTGTATCGTTATCTGAAACCGCGGGTCGAAGAAGATACGGCCAATGCCGTACAATCGGTCGTCGCCGGTAAAGTAGCCGACTTTGACAAAGTCCGGGCCAAGTTGGTCAAATTTGGAAGCAAACCTGTACTCTTGCTGAAAAACGATGCGGGCGAATTGGTGGCACTTGGCGCAACCTGCAAGCATCTCGGGTGTACGGTACAGTATGTATCGGACAAGAATCATATTTTTTGCGGATGCCATGGCGGCATCTATGATCTTACCGGAAAAAACATTGCCGGGCCGCCGCCGGCGCCTTTAGATAAGTTCAAAGTCGTCACCAACGGAGACGAAATCGTGATTCATCGGGTTTAA
- a CDS encoding cytochrome b N-terminal domain-containing protein translates to MSNEIANKNHDDPNIAFLPKFIRERYDVGWIVAFFKHKEVPVHKHSVWYYMGGISLFLFIVQIVTGVLLMVHYNAGEAHASVQAIMSQVDFGWLIRSTHSWSANLMVFFVFLHMFSVFFMKSYKYPREMTWMTGMILLAMCLGFGFSGYLLPWDQLAYFATQIGVKTTEAVPVMGGFIADMLRGGKELGTQTIERFYALHVWVLPALFMMTLGLHLLFVQLQGIHAPEFFENQPADKKKYMKFFPDFAIKDVYVWLIVMNFLGLLAVMFPWELGAEADPLAPAPAGIKPEWYFLAMFQLLKLFPPEIGPIEGELFGIMLFSLVGALWAAIPFIDSRTAPAWRSRATFYFGIAFLTGFIIFTMWGHYSK, encoded by the coding sequence ATGTCCAACGAAATTGCCAATAAAAACCATGACGATCCGAATATTGCGTTTCTTCCCAAATTTATACGGGAACGCTACGACGTAGGCTGGATAGTCGCTTTTTTCAAACATAAAGAAGTACCCGTACACAAGCACAGCGTGTGGTATTACATGGGCGGCATCTCCTTATTTTTGTTTATCGTTCAGATCGTGACCGGCGTACTGCTGATGGTTCACTACAATGCCGGTGAAGCCCACGCCAGCGTACAAGCCATCATGTCGCAAGTAGACTTCGGCTGGTTGATCCGCTCCACACACAGTTGGTCGGCCAACCTCATGGTCTTTTTCGTATTCCTGCATATGTTCAGTGTGTTTTTTATGAAATCCTACAAATACCCGCGGGAAATGACGTGGATGACGGGCATGATTTTGCTTGCCATGTGCCTCGGCTTCGGATTTAGCGGGTATCTTTTGCCGTGGGATCAGTTGGCTTATTTTGCCACACAGATCGGCGTGAAGACCACTGAAGCCGTCCCGGTGATGGGCGGGTTCATCGCGGACATGCTGCGCGGTGGTAAAGAACTCGGCACGCAAACCATTGAGCGCTTTTACGCGTTGCACGTGTGGGTGCTGCCGGCGCTTTTTATGATGACGCTGGGTTTGCATTTGCTTTTCGTTCAACTTCAAGGCATTCACGCACCGGAGTTTTTTGAAAATCAACCCGCCGACAAAAAGAAATACATGAAGTTTTTTCCGGACTTCGCGATCAAAGATGTGTATGTATGGCTGATTGTTATGAATTTTCTCGGCTTGCTGGCAGTGATGTTTCCCTGGGAACTCGGCGCGGAAGCCGATCCTCTGGCACCGGCTCCGGCAGGTATCAAACCGGAGTGGTATTTCCTCGCCATGTTCCAGCTGCTCAAACTATTCCCGCCGGAAATCGGACCGATCGAAGGCGAACTTTTCGGAATCATGCTCTTCAGTTTGGTAGGTGCGCTTTGGGCCGCGATACCCTTTATTGATTCGCGTACGGCGCCGGCATGGCGTTCACGGGCGACATTCTATTTTGGTATCGCATTTTTGACCGGCTTTATCATCTTCACGATGTGGGGCCATTATTCGAAATGA
- a CDS encoding cytochrome ubiquinol oxidase subunit I: MPEYPVWNVGGVGHGWIIGLIAMTHVYISHFAIGGGLYMAVTEALAVKRNDQAMIGYLRSHSNFLLLLTTVLGAMGGIGIWFAVGLVNPASIQALIHNFMFFWAIEWVVFVVEIAIAFFYYYSWDKVSPQFHVKLAWLYFIISAFSLLVINGILTFMLTPGKWLETGNVWDGFFNPSYFPSVIVRFLIMCTIAGVFSIFTSSRVKDENLRTRLLHYSAKWLMPSFFLLPFFLYWYFTSLPADVAKLLETGIANIGAGNLSVLTRVLLLTMLLSVTIYVIALVGPFFNPKIFTFGFSVAILILGLIVTGATESIREMIRKPYTVYGYLYSNGTLKKASADSSNYGILKHYPWIAEKEITPANMKTVGQKIFLAQCQSCHTPTGYRSMKDLAKGWDREFIFRRLTTLPATGIMPPFMGDEQERRALADYIGDIVGAGPWPPTDSIPTTTPAPAPTASIKN; the protein is encoded by the coding sequence ATGCCTGAATATCCCGTATGGAATGTGGGCGGCGTCGGACATGGGTGGATCATCGGATTGATCGCCATGACGCACGTCTATATTTCCCACTTTGCTATCGGTGGCGGATTGTATATGGCCGTCACAGAAGCGTTAGCCGTCAAGCGCAATGATCAAGCTATGATCGGTTATCTTCGAAGCCATTCTAATTTTTTGCTTTTGCTTACGACCGTACTCGGTGCGATGGGCGGCATCGGTATCTGGTTTGCCGTCGGATTGGTCAATCCCGCTTCGATCCAGGCTTTGATTCATAATTTTATGTTCTTTTGGGCGATCGAATGGGTGGTCTTTGTGGTCGAAATCGCCATTGCGTTTTTTTATTACTACTCCTGGGACAAAGTCTCGCCGCAATTTCACGTGAAGTTAGCATGGCTGTATTTTATCATCTCCGCATTTTCCCTCTTGGTGATTAATGGTATTCTGACGTTCATGTTGACGCCCGGTAAATGGCTTGAGACCGGTAATGTGTGGGACGGATTTTTTAATCCTTCGTATTTCCCGTCCGTCATCGTTCGCTTTTTGATCATGTGTACGATTGCCGGTGTGTTTTCGATTTTTACATCCTCGCGCGTCAAAGACGAAAATTTGCGCACCCGCTTATTGCATTATTCGGCCAAATGGCTTATGCCTTCGTTTTTCCTGCTGCCGTTCTTTTTATACTGGTATTTCACAAGCCTCCCGGCCGATGTGGCCAAACTTTTGGAAACGGGTATCGCCAATATCGGCGCAGGCAATCTTTCCGTGTTGACCCGCGTACTTTTGTTAACCATGCTTTTATCCGTGACGATCTACGTGATCGCATTGGTCGGTCCGTTTTTCAATCCGAAAATCTTCACTTTCGGATTTAGCGTGGCGATACTGATTCTGGGTTTGATCGTCACCGGTGCCACGGAAAGTATTCGTGAAATGATTCGTAAGCCGTACACCGTGTACGGTTATTTGTATTCCAACGGCACCTTGAAAAAAGCTTCGGCGGATTCTTCCAATTACGGCATTCTCAAACATTATCCATGGATCGCCGAAAAAGAAATCACGCCGGCCAATATGAAAACCGTCGGGCAAAAAATATTTCTCGCGCAGTGCCAGAGCTGTCATACACCGACCGGCTATCGTTCGATGAAAGATTTGGCCAAAGGCTGGGATCGTGAATTTATCTTTCGCCGTCTAACGACGCTGCCGGCAACGGGCATCATGCCACCTTTTATGGGTGATGAACAGGAACGCCGTGCATTGGCGGACTATATCGGTGATATTGTGGGCGCGGGTCCATGGCCTCCGACGGATAGCATACCCACAACAACGCCGGCGCCAGCACCGACCGCCAGCATCAAAAACTAA
- a CDS encoding DedA family protein, whose amino-acid sequence MSELQTVITVLSGDFETYGYAGLFGLLLLTTIFPLPLPEELMCITTGYLIERGIMSPAPAILTLFAGIVISDVYQYYFAQILGNKLMRVRPFSWILNEERIRKADALFLRQGSKVLFFGRWVYGLRSNIHFAMGLLRFPIRRFIVIDAAVVSIQSVSLVLIGYYSPMYMNHWASHLMTLQRWLYPLSMIALSVALSGMIFKAWKKRQREVIL is encoded by the coding sequence ATGAGTGAACTGCAAACGGTCATTACCGTATTAAGCGGAGATTTTGAGACGTATGGCTACGCCGGTTTATTTGGATTATTACTATTAACGACCATATTCCCGTTACCGTTGCCGGAAGAACTAATGTGTATTACGACGGGTTATCTTATCGAACGCGGAATAATGAGTCCTGCGCCGGCCATTTTGACGTTGTTTGCGGGTATTGTGATAAGCGATGTGTATCAGTACTATTTTGCTCAGATTCTAGGCAACAAACTCATGCGTGTGCGTCCGTTTTCATGGATACTCAATGAAGAACGCATACGTAAAGCGGACGCGCTTTTTTTACGGCAGGGGTCTAAAGTTTTATTTTTTGGACGATGGGTGTACGGATTGCGTTCAAATATACATTTTGCTATGGGTCTTCTTCGTTTTCCGATTCGACGATTTATCGTTATAGATGCTGCGGTTGTGAGCATACAGTCGGTGTCGCTTGTGTTGATCGGATATTACAGTCCGATGTATATGAACCATTGGGCAAGTCACCTTATGACTCTGCAGCGGTGGCTCTATCCCCTGAGTATGATTGCTCTAAGCGTTGCCCTCAGCGGTATGATTTTCAAAGCATGGAAAAAAAGACAACGCGAAGTGATTTTATAA
- a CDS encoding endonuclease/exonuclease/phosphatase family protein — translation MKQTKNFPLRVLTFNVWGLKIGPLHIARDIQARMDRIASALHRSKSDVILLQEVWCPSIANFLIRESGYPYHVYQPGRGTWRGPLGNGLLMLSRFPIMHTQTLRFHRFTSPDEWFVGKGAVAADIDTKQGIVRVINTHLGSGKKPLHVTMRLQQLRQLQSWVAGLEHHIPSVIAGDFNFSPSSLEYCVFRHWAIHQFRESLTDTFSARHGQADGHTYFVDRSYHVKPKMHDRNERIDYVFLLTPKQSRLDLTMVDSERMLNDAERPYSDHCAVLSTVGIRIKPTLQEIIVHNPIPINGNMIS, via the coding sequence ATGAAACAAACAAAAAATTTCCCTCTCCGCGTACTCACGTTTAATGTCTGGGGACTCAAGATCGGACCGCTTCACATCGCACGTGATATTCAAGCACGTATGGATCGCATCGCTTCCGCTCTGCATCGATCGAAATCGGATGTCATTCTGTTGCAGGAAGTATGGTGTCCCTCTATTGCCAATTTTTTAATTCGCGAGTCGGGTTATCCGTACCATGTCTACCAGCCCGGGCGGGGCACATGGCGCGGTCCTTTGGGAAACGGTCTCTTGATGCTTTCACGGTTTCCGATCATGCATACCCAAACGTTGCGATTTCATCGTTTTACTTCGCCGGATGAATGGTTCGTCGGTAAAGGCGCAGTAGCCGCGGATATAGATACTAAACAAGGCATTGTGCGCGTGATCAATACGCACCTGGGATCCGGTAAAAAACCGTTGCATGTCACAATGCGTCTTCAACAATTGCGCCAGCTCCAAAGTTGGGTGGCCGGTTTAGAACATCATATTCCAAGCGTGATTGCCGGAGATTTTAATTTCTCTCCTTCTTCATTAGAATATTGTGTGTTCCGTCATTGGGCTATACATCAATTCCGCGAGTCGCTTACAGATACCTTTTCTGCGCGGCACGGACAGGCGGACGGCCATACCTATTTTGTAGATCGCTCTTATCATGTCAAACCGAAAATGCACGATCGCAATGAACGTATCGACTACGTGTTTTTGCTCACACCCAAACAAAGCCGGCTTGATCTGACTATGGTGGATAGTGAACGCATGCTGAATGACGCAGAACGTCCGTATTCGGATCATTGCGCCGTGTTATCAACCGTGGGAATCCGAATAAAACCGACGCTGCAAGAAATCATTGTCCATAATCCGATACCCATTAACGGAAACATGATCTCATGA
- a CDS encoding aldehyde dehydrogenase family protein gives MQDYRFSELFEAQKKHFQNHIKSSRPDARIVKLKKIRTWITTHVQDIRDAIYEDFRKPSVEVDLTDIRPVLMEIEHALAHIRSWMAPRYVSTPLLFFGTRSKVVYEPKGVCLILAPWNFPFMLSVGPLISAIAAGNCCILKPSEMTPQTSRLIARMIAELFDPNEVCVVEGDHVAAEALLKLPFHHIFFTGSPAIGKKVMHAAAEHLSSVTLELGGKNPVIVDETADIEDTVSKLLWGKFMNGGQSCMAPNYVYVHHTIYTAFCEALVAMYARMFGAANEPSPDVASLVSDRHYERIASLIRTTVAQGAKVLAGNHSDAARRYVAPTVLGNVTTDHAVMQDEIFGPILPLLEYTHRDEVIAYINTQERPLNLYIFSTDMTKADAIIAQTTAGSTCINETTLNFAHPDLPFGGVNTSGIGKAHGYYGFLAFSNERGILKQRRGLTTMKLVYPPYTERVKKIVKLVMKYL, from the coding sequence ATGCAGGATTATCGTTTCAGTGAATTATTTGAAGCGCAGAAGAAGCATTTTCAAAATCATATCAAGTCATCCCGCCCCGATGCGCGTATCGTCAAACTCAAAAAAATCCGCACATGGATCACAACGCACGTGCAGGATATTCGCGATGCGATTTACGAGGACTTTCGTAAACCGTCCGTCGAAGTGGACCTGACGGATATCCGTCCTGTGTTGATGGAGATCGAACATGCTCTCGCTCATATTCGTTCCTGGATGGCGCCGCGGTACGTATCCACCCCTCTGCTTTTTTTCGGTACACGATCCAAAGTCGTGTATGAACCCAAAGGCGTATGTCTGATTTTAGCGCCGTGGAATTTTCCTTTTATGTTGTCCGTAGGGCCGCTGATTTCCGCGATCGCGGCGGGAAATTGTTGTATTTTAAAACCTTCCGAAATGACGCCGCAAACGTCCCGGCTTATTGCCCGCATGATAGCCGAATTATTTGATCCCAATGAAGTGTGCGTCGTCGAAGGGGATCATGTGGCAGCGGAAGCTTTATTGAAATTACCTTTTCATCATATTTTTTTTACCGGCAGCCCGGCCATCGGAAAAAAAGTAATGCACGCGGCGGCGGAGCATCTCAGTTCCGTAACGCTGGAACTTGGCGGAAAAAACCCGGTGATCGTTGACGAAACGGCGGATATCGAAGATACGGTTTCCAAATTGTTGTGGGGAAAATTTATGAATGGCGGCCAGTCTTGTATGGCGCCTAATTATGTGTACGTACATCATACGATTTACACGGCATTTTGTGAAGCGCTGGTTGCCATGTACGCACGTATGTTTGGCGCGGCGAACGAGCCCTCGCCGGATGTAGCCAGTCTTGTGAGCGACCGTCACTATGAACGTATTGCCTCACTGATCCGCACGACCGTGGCCCAGGGCGCGAAAGTGCTTGCGGGAAATCATTCCGATGCTGCGCGACGTTATGTTGCCCCGACGGTGCTTGGTAACGTTACAACAGATCACGCGGTGATGCAGGATGAAATTTTTGGCCCGATACTTCCGCTGCTGGAATATACGCATCGTGATGAAGTGATTGCTTATATCAACACGCAGGAGCGGCCGCTGAATTTGTATATTTTCAGTACGGATATGACAAAAGCTGACGCGATCATCGCTCAGACCACAGCCGGTTCGACATGTATCAATGAAACCACACTCAACTTTGCGCATCCGGATTTACCGTTCGGCGGTGTGAATACCAGCGGTATCGGCAAAGCGCACGGATATTATGGATTTCTCGCATTCTCCAATGAGCGCGGTATTCTCAAACAACGACGCGGTTTGACCACGATGAAGCTTGTGTACCCTCCGTACACGGAGCGTGTAAAAAAAATCGTCAAATTGGTAATGAAGTATTTATAA
- a CDS encoding multifunctional oxoglutarate decarboxylase/oxoglutarate dehydrogenase thiamine pyrophosphate-binding subunit/dihydrolipoyllysine-residue succinyltransferase subunit, with amino-acid sequence MEETTFTEKEISELEKFGMNSWFVEELLASYKNNSTMVNESWQDFFDRMSGKPVTAKPAESSNGNGSLMANIPMPKPAAGEEAVVLRGVGAKIVENMSYSLSLPLATSFRTIPVKILEENRAIINNFLKKSNRGKLSFTHFIGWAIVKTLKAHPVMNNAFTVMNGEPHVIRKPQINLGLAVDQEKKDGSRSLIVPNIKNAGAMNFVQFFAAYDDIIRRARANKIEPADFMGTTISLTNPGTVGTVSSNPRLMVGQGAIIATGAIDFPAQYHGMPESNLSAMGISKVMNVTSTYDHRIIQGAESGLFLKKLHELLLGEDGFYDEIFEALQLPVKPAQWQVDNYPMAFGKSQDFELIEKQARILEMVNMFRVRGHLLANLDPLTPQMLYHPELDSQTYGFTVWDYDREFITGGLAGKKKATLKEILDILHQTYCDRIGVEFRHIQSPEEKAWLQERMESSRNTGKYSKEEKKQILKKLIEAESFERFLHTKFVGSKRFSLEGSETIIAVLDAMLQWCGDDGVKEVVLGMAHRGRLNVLANIIGKSYQKIFSEFEGHHDPHSAQGSGDVKYHLGATGNYPTRSGKSVKISVAPNPSHLEFVNPVVEGIVRAKQTRMPGEYNKNVMAVLIHGDAAFAGQGVVAETLNLSQLKGYRTRGTLHLIINNQIGFTTTPEAARSSTYSSDVARMVQAPIFHVNGDDPEASLWVTQLAFEYRQKFEKDVVIDVLGYRRHGHNEGDEPGYTQPVMYKKIKDHDSVKELYGARLIGEKVITADEFKAMESDFYQALNTALDAAKQKAIPYQSETPLAISEEAAQAAPTSQGTAVSGELLAKVVEGLTRLPHEFTLHPKLQSFIDTRKKFMHDDSVTVDWAFGEALAFGTLLMEGTPIRLSGEDISRGTFSHRHLALTDMNTDLDYIPMNFIEINQSKIEAVDSLLSETAVLGFEFGYSIADPLTLVLWEAQFGDFSNVAQPIIDNFIASCKSKWSLSTSLVMLLPHGYEGQGPEHSSARLERYLQLCAEDNMIVCNLTTPAQYFHALRRQIRQKTEKPLIIMTPKSLLRLPDARSYKHEFTNGTFHEILDDATVTDRQAITRVIISAGKVHYDLAKFRTKNNRSDVALVRLEQIYPYDTDTMKRILASYPNAATVAWAQEEPRNMGSWNFLLERLANDLTAKQKLVYAGRKASASPAVGSLSVHQAEQEQLVRDAFEL; translated from the coding sequence ATGGAAGAAACGACGTTTACCGAAAAAGAAATCAGCGAACTTGAAAAATTTGGCATGAACTCCTGGTTTGTGGAAGAGTTGCTGGCCAGTTATAAAAACAATAGCACGATGGTCAACGAATCCTGGCAGGATTTCTTTGATCGTATGTCTGGCAAACCGGTAACAGCCAAACCGGCGGAAAGTTCTAACGGCAACGGGTCTTTGATGGCTAACATTCCAATGCCCAAACCGGCCGCCGGAGAAGAAGCCGTTGTGCTGCGCGGCGTCGGCGCGAAGATCGTTGAAAACATGTCGTACAGTTTGAGTCTTCCGCTGGCTACGTCGTTTCGCACCATACCCGTAAAAATCCTCGAAGAGAACCGCGCCATTATTAATAATTTTTTAAAAAAATCCAATCGCGGTAAATTATCGTTTACTCATTTTATCGGGTGGGCTATCGTCAAAACGCTCAAGGCGCATCCGGTGATGAATAATGCCTTTACCGTGATGAACGGCGAACCGCATGTCATACGCAAGCCGCAAATCAATCTTGGCCTTGCCGTAGATCAGGAGAAAAAAGACGGTAGCCGTTCTTTGATCGTACCCAATATCAAAAATGCCGGAGCTATGAATTTTGTTCAGTTCTTTGCGGCGTATGATGACATTATTCGCCGGGCGCGTGCCAATAAGATCGAGCCGGCGGATTTTATGGGCACGACGATTTCGCTGACCAATCCCGGCACCGTAGGCACGGTTTCTTCCAACCCGCGACTCATGGTCGGACAGGGTGCGATTATCGCCACCGGTGCGATTGATTTTCCTGCGCAATACCACGGCATGCCGGAATCCAATCTTTCGGCGATGGGCATTAGTAAAGTGATGAATGTTACCAGCACCTACGATCATCGCATTATTCAAGGCGCCGAATCGGGGCTTTTCCTCAAAAAACTGCATGAACTTTTGCTCGGCGAAGACGGTTTTTACGATGAGATTTTTGAGGCCTTGCAATTGCCCGTCAAACCGGCGCAGTGGCAGGTGGATAATTATCCGATGGCGTTCGGTAAATCGCAGGATTTTGAACTGATCGAAAAGCAAGCGCGTATTTTGGAGATGGTCAATATGTTTCGCGTGCGCGGCCACTTATTGGCCAATCTCGATCCGCTCACGCCGCAGATGCTGTATCACCCGGAATTGGATTCGCAAACTTACGGTTTTACGGTATGGGATTATGATCGTGAATTTATTACCGGCGGCTTAGCGGGAAAAAAGAAAGCGACGCTCAAAGAAATTCTCGACATTTTGCATCAAACGTATTGTGACCGCATCGGCGTGGAGTTTCGTCACATTCAAAGCCCTGAAGAAAAGGCTTGGCTGCAGGAACGTATGGAATCTTCCCGCAATACCGGCAAATATTCCAAAGAAGAAAAAAAGCAAATTTTGAAAAAACTCATCGAAGCGGAAAGTTTCGAGCGGTTTTTGCACACCAAGTTTGTCGGCTCGAAACGGTTTTCGCTTGAAGGATCGGAAACGATTATCGCTGTGCTGGATGCGATGTTGCAGTGGTGCGGAGACGACGGCGTCAAAGAAGTCGTGCTGGGTATGGCGCACCGCGGCCGGCTCAATGTGCTGGCCAATATTATCGGCAAATCGTATCAAAAGATTTTTTCGGAATTTGAAGGCCATCACGATCCGCATTCGGCGCAAGGTTCCGGCGATGTGAAGTATCACCTCGGCGCGACCGGTAATTATCCCACGCGCAGCGGCAAATCGGTAAAAATTTCCGTCGCACCCAATCCGAGCCATTTGGAATTTGTCAATCCGGTTGTCGAAGGCATCGTGCGTGCCAAACAAACGCGTATGCCCGGCGAATACAATAAAAACGTAATGGCCGTTTTGATACATGGAGATGCGGCATTTGCTGGACAAGGCGTCGTTGCGGAAACACTGAACTTGTCTCAACTCAAAGGATACCGCACGCGGGGAACGCTGCATCTGATCATCAATAATCAGATCGGATTTACCACCACGCCCGAAGCGGCGCGTTCATCCACATATTCGTCCGATGTGGCGCGTATGGTGCAAGCACCGATTTTTCACGTCAACGGCGACGATCCGGAAGCATCGCTCTGGGTTACGCAGCTGGCGTTCGAATACCGTCAGAAGTTTGAAAAAGATGTCGTGATTGACGTACTCGGCTACCGGCGTCACGGCCACAATGAAGGCGATGAACCGGGCTATACGCAGCCGGTCATGTATAAAAAAATCAAAGATCACGATTCCGTCAAAGAGCTTTACGGTGCGCGCCTGATCGGCGAAAAAGTCATCACGGCGGACGAATTTAAAGCCATGGAATCTGATTTTTACCAAGCGCTCAATACGGCGCTTGATGCGGCCAAACAGAAAGCTATCCCGTACCAATCGGAAACGCCATTGGCGATTTCTGAAGAAGCCGCGCAGGCGGCACCGACTTCGCAGGGAACAGCCGTATCCGGTGAATTGCTTGCAAAGGTCGTCGAAGGCCTCACGCGACTGCCGCACGAATTTACGTTGCATCCCAAATTACAATCGTTTATAGATACGCGCAAAAAATTCATGCATGACGACAGTGTGACCGTGGATTGGGCGTTCGGTGAAGCGTTGGCGTTCGGCACGCTGCTGATGGAAGGTACGCCGATTCGCCTTTCGGGAGAAGATATTTCGCGCGGTACGTTTAGCCATCGCCATCTTGCGCTGACGGATATGAATACCGATCTCGATTATATTCCGATGAATTTTATCGAAATCAATCAATCCAAAATCGAAGCGGTGGACAGTCTTTTGTCGGAAACGGCCGTATTGGGTTTTGAATTTGGCTATTCCATTGCCGATCCGCTTACGCTTGTATTATGGGAAGCGCAGTTCGGAGACTTTAGCAATGTGGCGCAGCCGATCATTGATAATTTTATCGCGAGCTGCAAATCCAAATGGAGTCTTTCTACATCGCTGGTGATGCTGCTGCCGCACGGCTATGAAGGGCAGGGTCCTGAGCACTCCAGTGCACGTCTTGAACGTTACCTGCAACTCTGTGCGGAGGATAATATGATCGTTTGCAATCTGACGACACCGGCGCAGTATTTCCACGCGTTGCGGCGCCAGATCCGTCAGAAAACGGAAAAACCGTTGATCATTATGACGCCCAAAAGCCTCCTGCGTTTGCCGGATGCGCGTTCATACAAACACGAATTTACAAACGGCACGTTTCACGAAATATTGGACGATGCGACGGTCACGGATCGCCAAGCTATAACGCGCGTAATTATTTCGGCCGGCAAAGTGCATTATGATCTGGCTAAATTTCGCACGAAGAATAACCGCAGCGATGTCGCGTTGGTGCGCTTGGAGCAGATTTATCCGTACGATACGGATACTATGAAGCGTATCCTCGCGTCCTACCCCAATGCCGCTACGGTGGCGTGGGCACAGGAAGAGCCGCGCAATATGGGTTCGTGGAATTTTCTGTTAGAGCGTCTGGCGAATGATCTGACGGCGAAACAAAAATTAGTTTACGCAGGACGCAAAGCCAGTGCAAGCCCCGCCGTCGGTTCGCTCAGCGTGCATCAGGCCGAGCAGGAACAGCTTGTGCGTGATGCGTTTGAGCTATAG